GGTGACGGCGTTCATCGTCGTCGCGGCAAGCGCCGACTCCGTCGAGAGGTTCCACGAGCGGAACATGGCTACTCGCAGCACCATGTCGCTGGGTGCCGGTGCGAATGCTGCGGCAGTGCTTGCGGACAGATCGTTGATGGTGCATCGATACAATCCGACCCCCGGCAGGAAGATCGCCAAGGGGGCGGCGTTGAGTACCTGCCGCGCGACGAGCAGCACCAGCAGGACGAGCGGCGTCCACCACGGCAGGCGCGACAGGGCATCCCAGACTGCAGTCGCGTCAATGCGGCGGTAGGCGCGAACCAGTCCGAAGACGACGAGGACGGCGATTGCGGCCAGAACGATTCGCCGCATCCAGCCGTTCTTGCGTTCGTGCCGAAGGCTGGTGAGGACCTCGTTCGCGTCCTGCTCTGGTGGCATTGCTCAGCTCCCGGGTGAAGATGTGTCGTCTCGGTCAAGTGGTCCCGACTCCTTGACCGGCGAGGAAAGCGCCGCGAAGCACACACATCACGATAGGTGATCGTGCTTGCGGTCTCCTTCAGGCACCGGGAATCTGATCACACGACCCTTTCCGGGCCGTCGATGAGCCCGAGGATCGTGCCGTCGGGCGTGCGGACGGCGGCGACCCGATGGCCACCCCCGACCTCGCGCGGCTCGCTGGCGAGTGTGGCACCGAGGTCGAGGGCACGTTGGATCGACGCTTCCAGTTCGGGGACTCTGATGTGGGCGACCACGCCCGGAGTTTCTCCAGGTTGGGTCGGCGTGAGGCCGATTTCGATGCCGGAGATCTGGAACCCGACGTAGAAGGGCTTGTCGGTGTGCGGCTCGGCGTCGAGGATGGACGAGTGCAGTGCCTTCGCGGCTTGCAGATCGGAGACTTTGTAGAGGACATTGTCGAGTCTGTTCATGTCTTTATGAGACCACCACAGGGGTGCGGCGGTGACGGCGCTGCACGGCGGTGAAGACCCACCACAGCGACTGCGCCAACAGGACTGTTGCTGCGCCGAGGATCACGGTGATGAGGGATTCCGGGGTCCAGCGGCCGCCCATGGCGAGGGCGGCGACGGTCACCGACGACGCGACGACGGCAACGATCATGATGATGCGCGCACCGATCTGGGCCGAGTCTCGGTTGCGAGCGACCGCCAGGGCCAGTTCGATGATCTGCACCACAGCCACACCGCCGCCGGCGCCGATCGCAAAAACGATGACACCGTCGGACAGTGGTCTGTCGCTCATGGCGAGGACGAATGCGATGGCGGTGATCAGCAGCGCCTGAGCGTCCAGCACGGCTGCGAGGAGCTGCCAGGAGCGCGCGCCCCGGGGATCTTGCCGCTTCCGCGGGATGAAATCCCAAGCCCGGGCGTCGAGCCAACGGCTTGCGACGAGCGCGATGGCGAACGTACTCAGCGGCGCCACGAGCGAGGCGAACAGGTTGCCGCTGATCAGCCATACGATCGCCCCGATGGCCACGACGATCGGAGGCGAGCACAGTCGTCCGAACCACCATCCGCGCACGTACAACGATCGGGCTTCGGGTAGCACCGTCGGATGCAGGAGCCGTTTCACGGCAGGATCGGGCAGGGTCACTGCCTCATGCATGTCGTTCATCTGGACCTCCAAGGAGTTGTCGTCAGGTATTCGGGATCGATGTTCGGTCTGGCGAGTTCGTAGACCTTCTGCCGTGCCACACCGAGTGCGCCCGCCACGGTCACCGCGCTGAACTCGTCGAGGAGCGCATCGACACAGACCGACCGGACGCTCGCGGCGCGGGCGACGAGATGAGACATCAAGGCGCTGACCTCGGCAGCGAGCAGAGCAACGGCTCGTTCTCCGCCGAAGGCGACCGCCCAGGCCTCCTCTCCCGATGCTGCGGCCTGATAAAGACGGTCGCCGGCATCTTCGAGATGAGATTCGACCTCCAGGGGTGTGACACCGGCCGCCCGGAAGCGCTCGATGACAGCATTGACCGTTGCTGGGCTGTCTTTCCGGCGGTGTGCGAGGACTCGTGTCCACGCCGCCTCCTCGGAGAGGGTCGTGCCTGCATCGGGTTTGTCACCCCTGGGGTTACTCTTCATGGATCAAGCATTACACGCCGGGGTCAAGTCGTCAACCCCGGGGTGACAAATCATTGGCGACCGTGATGCCGCTGCCGTCTTGCAGACTGGCAACATGACGACGTCAACCAATGGTGGGACCGCGCCCGCGATGCGTCCCCTTCTTCTTCTGCCCGGATACTGGCTCGGTGCATGGATCTGGGGGCCGATCGTTGAGTCCCTGACCGGCCGAGGGGTACGCGCGCAAGCGGTCACCCTGCCCGGCCTCGAATCGTCCCAGGCTCGGCGCGACCAGGTGCACTTTGCCGATCACGTGGATTTCGTGGTCGCGAACCTTGAGGCATTTGGTGAGCCTGCGGTACTCGCCGCTCACAGCGGCTCAGGTGCAGTCGCAACCGCTGTCTCGGACCGCGTACCCGAGCTCCTCGCGAAGATCGTCTACGTCGACTCGGGCCCTTGCACCGATGGGACGATCCCGGTGCCCGATCTTCCTGCCGAGGCCACGGAGTTGCCCTTCCCGGGGGTCGACGCGCTGCCCGCAACCGGGGCGAGCGTGGAGGGGATCAGTGATCAGGACAAGGCTCGATTCGAGGCGCTTGCGGTTCCGCATCCTGCTGGGGCCTGCCGGGAGCCGGTGGAGTTGCATGATTCACGGCGCAACGCGATCCCGGCGACCCTGGTCTGCTGCTCGATCCGCAGCGAGCAGGTGCGCGAACTTGCCGCCGCGGGGGAGCCGACGTTCGCGGCCGTGAACGATCTCACCGACCTCACGTTCATCGATCTGCCCACCGGACACTGGCCGATGTTCTCCCGGCCGGACGATCTGGCCGAGCTCTTGTACCGCGAGGCCGCGGACGCCTGAGGCACGAGCGGAAAAGCTCCGGTTCGGCTAGGGGAGCGATCGGGCGACCAGATAGGCAACTCGTGTTGACTATTGCATATAAGCAATGTAAGTTGCCTATATGGCACAGAAAATGATCCCACCTACGGGTGGCCCCGCAGATGAGTTGGCTGCTGTCGTCGCGTTGCGTGAACTGGCCGATCGGCTGGAGGACGCCGCGGTGGAGAAAGCCATGCGGCAGGGCTGGTCATGGTCACAGGTCGCGGAGGGTCTGGGCGTCACACGCCAGGCCGTGCACAAGAAACACCTGCATCGGCTCATCGCTGCGGGTGTCGAGTTGAGGAGGCGAAATGGTTGACGAGAAGATGAACAGGTCATTGCAGGCGGTGCTGTCGCGCGCGATCGACGAAGCGAGTGCCCGTAGATCGACCACGGTAGAAGCGGAGCATCTGCTGCTGGCTCTGGCCACCGATGAGGGATTGATCGCGGCAAAGGTGCTTGCCGATGCAGGTCTGACCCATGATGCGATCGAGGCTGCGCTGGATCAGGAGCGGGCCGAGAGCCTGGCTGCGGCCGGGATCGGGCCGGTGGATGAGAGTCGTCTGGCTGCGACGCCGCGCCAGGTGCGTCCTGGATGGGGTCCCTCCGTGAAGGAGGCGATCCTTCGCGGCAAGAAGCCGGTGATTTCGGACGGGCGACACCGACCGTCCGAAACCGAACTGCTGATCGGGATCCTGCAGGCGAACCTCGGGACGGTGCCGCGCATGCTGGCGATCGCAGGCATCGACCGCGGCGACCTCATCGAACGCGCTCGGCAGGCGTGAGTGTCCGTAGGCCGACGAGGTAGTGAGTGACAGACTCGGGTTATGGAGAGCAGGCATATCAGCCGGGTGATCGCAGCATCCCCCGAAGCGGTCTATGCGTACGCGTCCGACCCCGACAATCTCGCGAAATGGGCTGCAGGGCTGACGCAAAGCGAGGTGATCCGGGACGGCGACAGCCTGCTCGTAGAGTCTCCGATGGGGCAGGTCACCGTCGTCTTCACACCCCGCAACGATTTTGGGGTCATCGATCATGATGTGCGGCTGCCCTCCGGGGAGGTTGTGAACAATCCGGTCAGGGTCGTTGCGCATCCTGACGGTGCGGAGATCATCTTCACCATTCGCCAGCTCGGGCTCACCGATGAGGAGTTCGATCGCGATGCGGCGATGGTCGAACAGGATCTTGACACCCTGAAGATGATTGTCGAACGGCTCTGAGGGCGATAGCTACCTTATTAAGCACCCACGTCGCATCGATGCTGACGTAGGGTTGGGATGCGTGCGGCCGCTGGGCCCCCAATCAGCGAACGTGCCTTGGCTGGCCACGACTTCGACGGCGTTCGCCGTGCGCTTTTCGACCGGAACCCGCCGGACTTCAAGTACTTGCCGGCGAGTAGGCGCAGCACGTCGCCACACCTCGGGTCGGGCGAGTGCCGCCAGTGTCACTGTGAGGGCGACATGCTCTGTCGCAGCTGTCTTCCCCACTGCGTGGCGCGCTCAAGCTCGCCCTTGCGCAGCGGGCCGTATTTCCCGGTCACGACGAAGCCCTCGGGCCGGGCAATCAACTGGTACCCCTTTGCCCGCAGTCCCTCAGCCACGGTCGGGGCACCTTTGCCGAACGGACCACGAACGCGGGTATCGAATGCCGCACATTGACCCGTGCCGGGCGGCAATGTCTCCAGCCAGGCACGAAGCGGCGGAGCGGACAAATCGGGAGCGGGCGCCCCGGACTCCGGGCTGTCCTGGATGCTCTGCCGCGTTCGCTCCGAGGACAGCTGAAACCCGAACACGGGACCGCCGGCGACCACCAGATCAGCACCGGCAAGCTCCTCGGCCGTGGCCTGCGCGGTGGACAGCACCTTCGCCTCAGGCCCTAGACCCTCGGCAATCGCATCGGCCACGGCGGCGGTATTGCCCCACAACGACTCATAAACCACAACCATCTTCACGATTGCCCTCTTCCCAAGCGCCGCTCGTCAAGCCTCCATACCTGGATCATCCTGGCAACGTGGGCCATACGTCCATGCTAGGGCTGTCTGTGTCGCGGGGCGCGAGATCCGGTGCCTCTCGGCGCAGGAAGGCGTTGCGGCGGTGAGCGGGGTAGTGGGAGCTTGGCTTGTGGCAGCCGCTATCGGGACTGCTCAGAGCATTGGATCGGATCTCGTGCCTGATATTCTGGTTGTTAGCACTTGTTGTGCTCTCGCGCAGTCGATGACGAAGTGCTCGTCTGACACATTCGCGGAGAGGACTGGCGTCTGCCAGGACATGTCCGCGGTGGAGATTGCGCAACCGGCTCCTGTTCGGGGGTGGGTTGTGTTCACCAAGCCGCGAATGCGGCGCGAGAGAAGGGTTGTTTCTCATGTCGACGATGAAGACGGACAAGACGGTCAAAGACCTGCAAACCGTTGTGGACAAGATTGCCGAATGGCCGGAACCGTATGCGACGATCGGTGCGCGGCTGCACGAGACGATCATGGGCGCGGGGCCGAAGCTCAAGCCACGAATCTGGTACGGCATGCCGGGCTATGCCGTTGGGCGTAGTGCTCCGGTGCTGGTGTTCTTCCGCGTGGACGACGGGGTGATGTCGCTCGGATTGTCCGAGAAGGCGACGGCTGAGCGCGAACCCGACAGCACTTTGCGGCCATGTGCCTGGTTCCTTGATGAGATTGATGACGTCACCGCCGCGAAGGTTGCAGACCTCGTGCGGATGGCATTTCGCTGATCAAGATCGGCACGCGGTGTGCTCTTGGTCGCCGATCACCGGCACGCTCCGGTGAATGCGCTGGGCTACCTCCGCGCCATGTTCACTGTCGACGACATCGACGAGACACTCGTCCGGCTCGCGAAGTACGGCGCTGAATTCGTCGGTGAGATCGTGCAGTACGAGCAGGCATACCAGCTCGGCTACCTGCGCGGGCCCGAAGGCATCCTTATCGGGCTCGCCCAGGAACCGGACTGACCGGGCGGGTCTGGCGACGTCGGTGGTCGGGTGCTTGCCGCAGGCCTGGTCGACGAGCGCATTGACGTCGTGGTGATTCGGGGCAACCGGGGCGCTTCATCTGCGCTATCGCGTGGGCCGGTATCGTAGGGCGACCGCTCCCGACCGGAACTCGTGACGATCGACGAGCTCGAGTTGGATGCGCTCGCGCAGACCGGCAAGCAACGCTGGCCCGTATCCGGCAAGAACCGGCTGCACAACGAACTCGTACTCGTCGATGAGTCCCAGATCTGCCAGCGCCCGGGGCAGGGTCACGCCTCCCACCCACAGGCCCTCGCCTGGCTGCTGCTTGAGCCGCTGTACCGCTGGTCCCAAGTCGCTCCGCACCAGTTCGGCATTCCAGTCGACCCCGCTCAGTGTGCTCGATACGACGTACTTCTTCGCCTGATCGATGGCCTCGGCGAATGGGATTTCCCACTCATTCATCCAGTCAGGCCACGTGCCCGTGGCCGGCCTCCGCCAGGCTGACTCCATCATCTCGTAGGTCACCCGACCGAAGAGCAGGGCATCGACCCGCTGCATCTCAGCGGTCCAGTAGCGCATCGACTCCTCGTCCGGGGGAAGCCCGGCCTCGTGATGACAACAGCCGTCGAGTGTGACGTTGATCGAGTATCGAAGTGGTCTCATCTCGCTGCTCCCTTGATGCGCCGCGCGTCCACCGGACCGTGCTCAGATGACCAGTCAACACCGTCACAGTGTCTCCGCGGCAGTTGCTCGATATCCACCGATCGGTGGATGCGGGAATCAACCCGAGCCGGACGCGATGGGCGATGTGGTGGGGCACCGCGCGTCCGTAGCCTCGTCTTATGACTGCAATGGAGGTACAGAATCTGCACAAGCGCTATGGCCGGCGCGTTGCTGTCGAGGATGTCTCCTTCACCGTTGAAGCAGGGGAGATCTTCGGCATCATCGGGCCGAACGGCGCAGGCAAGACGACAACGGTGGAAAGCATCGCCGGCCTACGAGTGCCCGACTCGGGAACGATCTCCGTGCTCGGGCTCGACCCGGTCAAGGACCGGGCGGAGGTGCGCGAGTGCCTCGGAGTGCAATTGCAGGAAAGCAGCTTCCCGGATGCGATCACGGTATCCGAGGCGCTCGAGCTCTACAGCTCCTTCTACCGGAACCCGGTCGACTGGCAGGATCTGATGGAACTCCTGGGCCTGGGTGACAAACGCAAGGCGAGATACAAGGCCCTTTCCGGCGGGCAGAAGCAGCGGCTCTCGATCGCGCTGGCGTTGGTCGGCGGCCCAAGAATTGCCATTCTCGATGAGCTCACAACGGGACTGGACCCGCAGTCTCGGCGTGACACCTGGAGCCTCATCGAACGGGTCCGTGACTCCGGCGTGACGATCCTGCTCGTCACCCACCTCATGGACGAGGCAGAACGTCTCTGCGATCGGATCGCCGTCATTGACGGCGGCAGGGTCGCTGCGTTGGATACCCCGGCTGGCCTGATCGCCGCGGCCAGCGTTATGCAGCAGGTCAGATTCCGTCTCAGCAGGCCGCTGGACAAACGCCTGTTGACCGAACTGCCCGAAGTGAGCGATGTAGAGATCACCGAGGGCCGCTATCTGGTTACCGGCAGCGGGCAGCTGTTGGGCAGCGTCGCCGGGGCTCTTGCCCGGGCGGAGATCGTCGCCGAAGATCTCCGGATCGATCAGCGCAGCCTCGACGACGCCTTCGTGGCCTTCACGGGCCGCCCGCCGGAATCATCGGCACCCCGCCAAGAGGAGGCCTGATCCATATGAGTGCCCTCACGAACATGATCAAGGTGGAGACGAAGCTCTTCCTTCGAGACCGTGCCACAGTGCTCTTCGGGGTGCTGTTCCCCACGGCGCTCCTTCTCGGGCTGGGTTCCATTCCCGATCTCAGGACGCCCTCGGCGGATCTGGGCGGGCTGCGTCCCATTGACGTCTGGGCGCCGACAGCGCTGGTGTTCGGGATCGTGATGATCGCCGTGCAGCATGTGCCCACGGTGATCGCGACCTACCGGGAACGCGGCATTCTGCGCAGGCTGTCGACGACTCCGGTACATCCGCGCAACGTGCTGATCGCACAGATGATCGTCGCCTTCTCTTCCGTGCTCGTCTCTGCGGCACTGATGATCTTTGCCGCGTGGGCGGTGCTCGGCATCGCGCCGCCCGAGCAACCTCTGAAATTCGCCGTCGCCTTCGTCATCGGCTACGCCGCCGTGCTGGGAATCAGCATGATCACCGCAGCGGTGGTGCGCTCCAGCAGCGCGGCAACATCGATCGGCACGCTTCTGTTTGTCGTTCTGATGTTCTTCGGCGGGGCCTTTCTGCCGCGAGCGATCATGCCCGAGGTGCTCCAGACGATCGGTGATTTCGTGCCGCCGGGCCTGCAAGCGTTGATCTCGTCCTGGTCCCCGGCAGCAGGTGAGATCACCGGCGCCGGAATGTCGT
The Brooklawnia propionicigenes DNA segment above includes these coding regions:
- a CDS encoding ABC transporter permease — its product is MIKVETKLFLRDRATVLFGVLFPTALLLGLGSIPDLRTPSADLGGLRPIDVWAPTALVFGIVMIAVQHVPTVIATYRERGILRRLSTTPVHPRNVLIAQMIVAFSSVLVSAALMIFAAWAVLGIAPPEQPLKFAVAFVIGYAAVLGISMITAAVVRSSSAATSIGTLLFVVLMFFGGAFLPRAIMPEVLQTIGDFVPPGLQALISSWSPAAGEITGAGMSFWVQLSVMAGIAVITAAVAAKLFRWE
- a CDS encoding alpha/beta fold hydrolase codes for the protein MTTSTNGGTAPAMRPLLLLPGYWLGAWIWGPIVESLTGRGVRAQAVTLPGLESSQARRDQVHFADHVDFVVANLEAFGEPAVLAAHSGSGAVATAVSDRVPELLAKIVYVDSGPCTDGTIPVPDLPAEATELPFPGVDALPATGASVEGISDQDKARFEALAVPHPAGACREPVELHDSRRNAIPATLVCCSIRSEQVRELAAAGEPTFAAVNDLTDLTFIDLPTGHWPMFSRPDDLAELLYREAADA
- a CDS encoding Clp protease N-terminal domain-containing protein yields the protein MLSRAIDEASARRSTTVEAEHLLLALATDEGLIAAKVLADAGLTHDAIEAALDQERAESLAAAGIGPVDESRLAATPRQVRPGWGPSVKEAILRGKKPVISDGRHRPSETELLIGILQANLGTVPRMLAIAGIDRGDLIERARQA
- a CDS encoding dihydrofolate reductase family protein, whose translation is MRPLRYSINVTLDGCCHHEAGLPPDEESMRYWTAEMQRVDALLFGRVTYEMMESAWRRPATGTWPDWMNEWEIPFAEAIDQAKKYVVSSTLSGVDWNAELVRSDLGPAVQRLKQQPGEGLWVGGVTLPRALADLGLIDEYEFVVQPVLAGYGPALLAGLRERIQLELVDRHEFRSGAVALRYRPTR
- a CDS encoding VOC family protein; the encoded protein is MNRLDNVLYKVSDLQAAKALHSSILDAEPHTDKPFYVGFQISGIEIGLTPTQPGETPGVVAHIRVPELEASIQRALDLGATLASEPREVGGGHRVAAVRTPDGTILGLIDGPERVV
- a CDS encoding SRPBCC family protein, with translation MESRHISRVIAASPEAVYAYASDPDNLAKWAAGLTQSEVIRDGDSLLVESPMGQVTVVFTPRNDFGVIDHDVRLPSGEVVNNPVRVVAHPDGAEIIFTIRQLGLTDEEFDRDAAMVEQDLDTLKMIVERL
- a CDS encoding ABC transporter ATP-binding protein, which encodes MTAMEVQNLHKRYGRRVAVEDVSFTVEAGEIFGIIGPNGAGKTTTVESIAGLRVPDSGTISVLGLDPVKDRAEVRECLGVQLQESSFPDAITVSEALELYSSFYRNPVDWQDLMELLGLGDKRKARYKALSGGQKQRLSIALALVGGPRIAILDELTTGLDPQSRRDTWSLIERVRDSGVTILLVTHLMDEAERLCDRIAVIDGGRVAALDTPAGLIAAASVMQQVRFRLSRPLDKRLLTELPEVSDVEITEGRYLVTGSGQLLGSVAGALARAEIVAEDLRIDQRSLDDAFVAFTGRPPESSAPRQEEA
- a CDS encoding flavodoxin family protein; its protein translation is MKMVVVYESLWGNTAAVADAIAEGLGPEAKVLSTAQATAEELAGADLVVAGGPVFGFQLSSERTRQSIQDSPESGAPAPDLSAPPLRAWLETLPPGTGQCAAFDTRVRGPFGKGAPTVAEGLRAKGYQLIARPEGFVVTGKYGPLRKGELERATQWGRQLRQSMSPSQ